A window of Calonectris borealis chromosome 3, bCalBor7.hap1.2, whole genome shotgun sequence contains these coding sequences:
- the HDDC2 gene encoding 5'-deoxynucleotidase HDDC2 produces the protein MAAGASGGLLPFLRLLGQLKRVPRTGWVYRNVAKPESVSDHMYRMAMMALVTEDKSLNKDRCIRLALVHDMAECIVGDIAPADNISKEEKHRREEAAMQQLTQLLSEDLRKEICELWEEYENQCTAEAKFVKQLDQCEMILQAFEYEELENTPGRLQDFYDSTAGKFVHPEILQLVSLINTERNKKIAAASHPHS, from the exons ATGGCGGCGGGGGCGAGCGGCGGCCTGCTGCCCTTCCTGCGGCTGCTGGGGCAGCTCAAG AGAGTACCACGGACGGGATGGGTGTACAGGAATGTGGCAAAGCCAGAGAGCGTATCCGATCATATGTACAGGATGGCGATGATGGCTTTGGTGACCGAAGACAAGAGCCTTAACAAGGACAG ATGCATACGATTAGCTTTGGTTCATGATATGGCTGAATGCATTGTTGGAGATATTGCTCCTGCAGATAATATTTCAAAAGAGGAGAAACACAGGAGAGAAGAG gcAGCTATGCAGCAACTGACCCAGCTTCTATCAGAGGACCTcagaaaagaaatctgtgaaCTCTGGGAA GAATATGAAAACCAGTGTACTGCAGAAGCCAAGTTTGTAAAACAGTTGGATCAGTGTGAGATGATACTGCAAGCATTTGAGTACGAAGAGTTGGAAAACACACCTGGCAGACTGCAGGATTTTTACGATTCAACTGCTG GAAAGTTTGTTCACCCAGAAATACTCCAGCTTGTATCTCTGATTaacacagaaaggaataaaaaaatagctGCTGCATCTCATCCACATTCCTGA